Proteins from a genomic interval of Longimicrobiaceae bacterium:
- a CDS encoding NAD(P)/FAD-dependent oxidoreductase has translation MNDTHNDIKDVTIIGGGPTGLFAAFYAGLRGVSCRIIDALPELGGQLMALYPEKYIYDVGGLPKILAKDLVKNMIQQGTQFDPDIVLEAEVRELIHENGHIRLTTPKGDFFSRTVIITAGKGALNPRVLECPGWEELYENGGGVHTHVRRPEDFRDRRVLLVGGGDSAVDWALGLQGIAREITLIHRRDQFRAHRASVEQMRALAAEGKLTILTPYEVRAIESDGACVSAAIIYRNDTNEDLRLEVDSVVALLGFKPDLGPIGNWGLELERNSIKVSPLMETNLPGVYAAGDVTHYPGKLELIATGYSEAAIAVNNAVHYLNPKARVNPGHSTNLKQFAQDSGEG, from the coding sequence GTGAACGACACGCACAACGATATAAAGGATGTTACCATCATCGGCGGCGGGCCCACGGGCCTCTTCGCCGCCTTCTACGCCGGGCTGCGCGGCGTCTCCTGCCGGATCATCGACGCCCTCCCTGAGCTGGGGGGACAGCTCATGGCGCTCTACCCGGAGAAATACATCTACGACGTCGGGGGGCTGCCGAAGATCCTCGCTAAGGATCTGGTGAAGAACATGATCCAGCAGGGGACGCAGTTCGATCCCGACATCGTGCTGGAGGCAGAGGTCCGCGAGCTGATCCACGAGAACGGTCACATCCGCCTCACCACGCCCAAGGGCGACTTCTTCTCACGCACCGTCATCATCACGGCGGGCAAGGGCGCCCTGAACCCCCGGGTGCTGGAGTGCCCCGGCTGGGAGGAGCTCTACGAGAACGGCGGCGGCGTCCATACGCATGTGCGCCGGCCCGAGGACTTCCGCGACCGCCGCGTCCTGCTGGTGGGCGGCGGTGACTCGGCCGTCGACTGGGCGCTGGGCCTGCAAGGCATCGCCCGCGAGATCACCCTCATCCACCGCCGGGATCAGTTCCGCGCGCACCGCGCCAGCGTGGAGCAGATGCGGGCGCTGGCCGCCGAGGGGAAGCTGACCATCCTCACCCCCTACGAGGTGCGGGCCATCGAATCGGACGGAGCCTGCGTCAGCGCGGCGATCATCTACCGCAACGACACCAACGAGGATCTGCGGCTGGAGGTCGACTCGGTAGTCGCGCTGCTCGGCTTCAAGCCCGACCTCGGCCCGATCGGCAACTGGGGCCTCGAGCTGGAGCGCAACTCGATCAAGGTCTCCCCCCTGATGGAGACCAATCTCCCCGGCGTCTACGCCGCCGGCGACGTCACTCATTATCCCGGCAAGCTGGAGCTGATCGCCACCGGCTACAGCGAGGCCGCCATCGCCGTCAACAACGCGGTCCACTACCTGAACCCCAAGGCCCGGGTGAATCCGGGGCATTCGACGAACCTGAAGCAGTTCGCGCAGGACTCGGGGGAGGGATGA